In one Silene latifolia isolate original U9 population chromosome 10, ASM4854445v1, whole genome shotgun sequence genomic region, the following are encoded:
- the LOC141606945 gene encoding uncharacterized protein LOC141606945, with product MTNDLIPTSSAATNTTNYSLIQVENPGQSISQVPFNGANYDDWSRAFLLAIMAKGKEGYIDGTITKPAETDASYKQWRATNALVTAWIFNSMEISVRRQISSRPEPKLLWVDIKNRFCQGNDPRVYQLQADLIACR from the coding sequence ATGACAAACGATTTGATCCCAACCTCTTCCGCTGCTACAAACACTACCAATTATTCCCTAATTCAGGTTGAAAATCCGGGTCAGAGTATTTCTCAGGTACCCTTCAATGGAGCCAACTACGACGATTGGTCCCGTGCTTTCCTCTTGGCTATTATGGCCAAAGGAAAGGAAGGATACATCGACGGAACAATAACAAAACCAGCAGAAACAGATGCGTCTTACAAACAATGGCGCGCTACAAATGCTCTTGTCACAGCATGGATATTTAATTCCATGGAAATTTCAGTACGACGACAGATTTCATCGCGTCCCGAGCCTAAACTGCTTTGGGTCGATATCAAAAATCGATTTTGCCAAGGGAATGACCCTCGGGTCTACCAATTACAGGCTGACCTTATCGCTTGTCGATAA